A region from the Microbacterium lacus genome encodes:
- the rplS gene encoding 50S ribosomal protein L19, with amino-acid sequence MQILDAVDAASLRSDIPAFNAGDTVKVHVNITEGNRSRIQVFQGVVIGRSGDGVRETFTVRKISFQVGVERTFPVHSPVIDHIEVVTRGDVRRAKLYYLRNLRGKKAKIKEKRDN; translated from the coding sequence ATGCAGATCCTCGACGCCGTCGACGCAGCATCCCTGCGTTCGGACATCCCCGCCTTCAACGCCGGCGACACCGTGAAGGTGCACGTCAACATCACCGAGGGCAACCGCTCGCGTATCCAGGTCTTCCAGGGCGTGGTCATCGGCCGCTCCGGTGACGGCGTGCGCGAGACCTTCACGGTCCGCAAGATCAGCTTCCAGGTGGGCGTGGAGCGCACGTTCCCTGTCCACAGCCCGGTGATCGACCACATCGAGGTCGTCACCCGCGGTGACGTCCGCCGCGCGAAGCTCTACTACCTGCGCAACCTCCGCGGCAAGAAGGCCAAGATCAAGGAGAAGCGCGACAACTGA
- a CDS encoding DUF2469 family protein: MDDEVFEDYDRELELALYREYRDVVSQFQYVIETERRFYLANEVNVVRRDTEHDFYFEITMTDVWVWDIYRADRFVKGVRVLTFKDVNVEELSRRDFQLPEELSLDS, translated from the coding sequence ATGGATGACGAAGTCTTCGAGGACTATGACCGCGAACTGGAGCTCGCGCTGTACCGCGAGTACCGCGATGTCGTCTCTCAGTTCCAGTACGTGATCGAGACGGAGCGCCGCTTCTATCTCGCGAACGAAGTGAACGTCGTCCGCCGGGACACGGAGCACGACTTCTATTTCGAGATCACGATGACCGACGTCTGGGTGTGGGACATCTACCGTGCCGACCGGTTTGTGAAAGGCGTTCGCGTCCTCACATTCAAGGACGTCAACGTCGAGGAGCTCTCGCGGCGCGACTTCCAGCTCCCCGAGGAGCTGTCGCTCGACTCCTGA
- a CDS encoding YraN family protein, whose amino-acid sequence MAAKDVLGRAGEERAAAYLSAAGYEILDRNWRIREGELDLVATRGRALVVVEVKARSGRAFGHPFEAIDARKHARLWRLAIAWIAEHPDQAQGRRLRLDVISIVGPDPRVGDLEHLQDLR is encoded by the coding sequence ATGGCAGCCAAAGATGTGCTCGGCAGAGCGGGGGAGGAGCGTGCGGCGGCATACCTGAGCGCCGCCGGCTACGAGATCCTGGATCGCAACTGGCGGATCCGCGAGGGTGAACTCGACCTCGTGGCCACCCGTGGTCGTGCACTCGTGGTGGTGGAGGTCAAGGCCCGCAGCGGTCGGGCCTTCGGGCACCCGTTCGAAGCGATCGACGCGCGCAAGCACGCGCGGCTCTGGCGCCTGGCGATCGCGTGGATCGCCGAGCATCCCGACCAGGCGCAAGGGCGGCGGCTTCGCCTGGATGTCATCTCGATCGTCGGGCCGGACCCGCGCGTCGGCGACCTCGAGCACCTGCAGGACCTCCGATGA
- the treY gene encoding malto-oligosyltrehalose synthase, with protein sequence MSAPRSTYRLQIRKSFDLDAAAEVTDYLRDLGVSWAYLSPLLKATSGSDHGYDVVDAGEVDPDRGGRDALVRFAAAARAAGLGILVDIVPNHMGISAPEENPWWWSVLSEGRASRYAEAFDIDWEFGQGRVRVPILGADIAQVIADGQVVIDPTPTPSSPDGVVRFYDEHELPLAPGSVTSDDSARDDPAVIARILTRQHWEAIFWRREAGELNYRRFFAVTTLAGVRVEIPWVFDRTHAEILTWVRDGLADGLRVDHPDGLLDPGAYLARLAEATQGAYVLVEKILEHGETLPGWWDTAGTTGYDALGEVERVLIDPTGEDALARLDARLRDVGDDPADYAQLIHDTKRMIADTIQGSEIARLVRELDGTGDLDPARAHDALAELLACFPVYRSYLPAGREHLDAAAAAASAHRPDLSAAIEALVPILADPTRPVARRFQQTTGPVMAKGVEDTAFYRYTRLGSLTEVGGDPTQFALTTRGFHAALAHRQASWPDAMTTLSTHDTKRGEDVRARLDVLAEIPGRWAEVLDALRAVSSTGHGPFDSLLYQAVIGAWPVTRDRVHAYAEKASREAAEATGWWDPDEEFERRMHATVDAVFDDPSLRRVIEDFVAEIAADGWSNGLSAKLIQLTAPGVPDVYQGSELWATSLVDPDNRRAVDFAERRRMLAQLDAAGGELPSVDVTGAAKLLVTSRALRLRRDRPDLFTRYTPVTAVGAAADHVVAFDRGGAVSIATRLPIGLTRRGGWGDTAVMLRSAPVIDVLTGRTYAGGPVPLSEVMATYPVALLIPTVPDDGSRA encoded by the coding sequence ATGAGCGCACCCCGATCGACCTACCGCCTGCAGATCAGGAAGAGCTTCGATCTGGATGCCGCCGCCGAGGTGACGGACTATCTCCGTGATCTGGGCGTCTCGTGGGCGTACCTCTCGCCACTGTTGAAAGCCACGTCCGGCTCCGACCACGGCTACGACGTCGTGGATGCGGGCGAGGTGGATCCGGACCGCGGCGGACGTGACGCCCTGGTGAGATTCGCCGCCGCCGCGCGAGCGGCCGGGCTCGGCATCCTGGTCGACATCGTGCCCAACCACATGGGGATCTCCGCTCCCGAGGAGAACCCGTGGTGGTGGAGCGTGCTCAGCGAGGGCCGCGCGTCGCGCTACGCCGAGGCCTTCGACATCGATTGGGAGTTCGGACAGGGTCGTGTCCGCGTTCCGATCCTCGGAGCCGACATCGCGCAGGTGATCGCCGACGGCCAGGTCGTGATCGACCCGACTCCGACACCATCGTCACCCGACGGCGTGGTGCGGTTCTACGACGAGCACGAGCTTCCGCTCGCGCCCGGGTCCGTGACGTCGGACGACAGTGCGCGGGACGATCCGGCGGTCATCGCCCGCATCCTCACCCGGCAGCACTGGGAGGCGATCTTCTGGCGTCGCGAGGCCGGCGAGCTGAACTATCGGCGTTTCTTCGCCGTGACGACCCTCGCGGGCGTCCGCGTCGAGATCCCCTGGGTGTTCGACCGGACCCACGCGGAGATCCTGACCTGGGTGCGCGACGGCCTCGCAGACGGCCTGCGCGTGGATCACCCGGACGGACTCCTGGATCCCGGTGCCTATCTCGCGCGCCTCGCGGAGGCGACGCAGGGTGCCTACGTGCTCGTGGAGAAGATCCTCGAGCACGGCGAAACGCTGCCCGGATGGTGGGACACCGCGGGGACGACGGGTTATGACGCGCTCGGCGAGGTCGAGCGCGTGCTGATCGATCCGACCGGGGAAGATGCGCTCGCCCGGCTGGATGCCCGGCTTCGCGACGTGGGCGACGATCCCGCGGACTACGCGCAACTGATCCACGACACGAAGCGCATGATCGCCGACACGATCCAGGGCTCGGAGATCGCCCGACTCGTGCGCGAGCTGGACGGCACCGGAGATCTGGATCCCGCCCGTGCGCACGACGCCCTCGCCGAGCTCCTCGCGTGCTTCCCCGTCTACCGGTCGTACCTGCCGGCCGGACGCGAGCACCTCGATGCGGCCGCGGCCGCGGCATCCGCTCACCGCCCCGACCTCTCGGCCGCGATCGAGGCGCTCGTGCCGATCCTCGCCGATCCGACACGGCCCGTTGCGCGGCGTTTCCAGCAGACCACGGGCCCGGTGATGGCCAAGGGCGTCGAAGACACCGCGTTCTACCGCTACACCCGGCTCGGCTCACTGACCGAGGTCGGCGGTGACCCCACGCAGTTCGCCCTGACCACGCGCGGCTTCCACGCCGCGCTCGCCCATCGTCAGGCGAGCTGGCCGGATGCGATGACGACGCTGTCCACGCACGACACCAAACGCGGTGAAGACGTCCGCGCCCGGCTCGACGTGCTCGCGGAGATCCCCGGGCGCTGGGCCGAGGTCCTGGACGCGCTGCGCGCCGTTTCGTCGACCGGTCACGGGCCGTTCGACTCTCTGCTCTACCAGGCCGTGATCGGAGCGTGGCCGGTGACGCGGGATCGCGTGCACGCCTACGCGGAGAAGGCGTCGCGGGAGGCCGCGGAAGCCACCGGGTGGTGGGACCCGGATGAGGAGTTCGAGAGGCGCATGCACGCGACGGTCGACGCCGTGTTCGACGACCCGTCGCTGCGTCGCGTGATCGAGGACTTCGTCGCGGAGATCGCCGCCGACGGCTGGTCGAACGGCCTGTCCGCCAAACTCATCCAGCTGACCGCTCCCGGCGTCCCGGACGTGTACCAGGGCTCCGAACTCTGGGCGACCTCGCTGGTCGACCCGGACAACCGACGCGCCGTCGACTTCGCGGAGCGCCGACGGATGCTGGCGCAGCTGGATGCCGCCGGGGGTGAGCTTCCGTCCGTCGACGTGACGGGCGCCGCCAAGCTCCTCGTCACTTCGCGCGCGCTGCGTCTGCGCCGAGATCGGCCCGATCTGTTCACGCGGTACACCCCGGTCACCGCCGTCGGGGCCGCCGCCGATCACGTCGTCGCCTTCGATCGCGGGGGAGCGGTGAGCATCGCCACGCGTCTCCCGATCGGTCTGACCAGGCGCGGCGGATGGGGCGACACCGCGGTGATGCTGCGGTCTGCTCCTGTCATCGACGTCCTCACCGGTCGCACGTACGCCGGCGGTCCCGTTCCGCTCTCCGAGGTGATGGCGACCTACCCCGTCGCGCTTCTCATCCCGACCGTGCCGGACGACGGGAGCCGCGCATGA
- a CDS encoding YifB family Mg chelatase-like AAA ATPase, translated as MTIARTWAVALTGLDGALVEVEADLSNQRPEFRIIGLPDKALGEAVQRVHNASANCGLVLPHRRLTVNLSPASLPKHGSSFDVAIAIAALATEAPMDAASLAHTVHIGELGLDGRLRPVPGVLPAVLAAARLGMRRVIVPHANHAEAALVDGIEVIGAISLGDVARRHGIDVEERSLDPVPGPAVADEDAPNAELAEVIGQRDAVDALITAAAGGHHMLMSGPPGAGKTMLATRLPGILPSLGDAQALEVASIRSLSGQPVAALQRRPPLEAPHHSASIAALVGGGSRMLRPGAIARATHGVLFLDEVGEFAPSVLDALRQPLEKGEITIHRAGVTASFPASFQLILATNPCPCGNYGVRGGTCVCPPVSIRRYLGRLSGPLLDRVDIELSLARVSVAHASSTLNTGLVTTAEAAARVLAARDRAGHRLRETPWSLNARVSGPWLREGPLALPPAIRRPIDAALHRGSLTLRGYDRVLRVAWTLSDLADQPGPTLGDIGRALFMKKGITT; from the coding sequence ATGACGATCGCCCGCACGTGGGCCGTCGCCCTGACCGGACTCGACGGTGCGCTCGTGGAGGTCGAGGCGGATCTGTCGAACCAGCGACCGGAGTTCCGCATCATCGGGCTGCCCGACAAGGCGCTCGGTGAGGCGGTCCAGCGTGTGCACAACGCCAGCGCGAACTGCGGTCTCGTCCTGCCGCATCGACGGCTCACGGTGAACCTCTCGCCGGCGAGTCTGCCCAAGCACGGTTCGTCCTTCGACGTCGCGATCGCGATCGCCGCGCTCGCGACGGAGGCGCCGATGGATGCCGCGTCCCTCGCCCACACCGTCCACATCGGCGAACTGGGACTCGACGGCAGACTGCGACCCGTGCCGGGCGTCCTGCCGGCCGTCCTGGCCGCGGCGCGACTGGGTATGCGACGCGTGATCGTCCCCCACGCCAACCACGCCGAGGCAGCCCTCGTGGACGGGATCGAGGTGATCGGCGCGATCTCGCTCGGCGACGTGGCGCGCCGCCACGGCATCGACGTCGAAGAGCGCTCGCTCGATCCGGTCCCGGGGCCGGCCGTCGCTGACGAGGATGCTCCGAACGCGGAACTGGCGGAGGTGATCGGTCAGCGCGATGCCGTCGATGCACTCATCACTGCGGCCGCCGGGGGTCATCACATGCTCATGAGCGGACCCCCGGGCGCGGGGAAGACGATGCTGGCGACGCGTCTGCCCGGCATCCTCCCTTCGCTCGGCGATGCGCAGGCACTCGAGGTCGCGTCGATCCGCTCGTTGTCCGGGCAACCGGTCGCCGCACTCCAGAGGCGACCGCCCCTGGAGGCGCCTCACCACAGTGCGAGCATCGCGGCACTCGTGGGCGGGGGATCCCGTATGCTCCGCCCCGGCGCGATCGCGCGGGCGACCCACGGGGTGCTGTTCCTGGATGAGGTGGGAGAGTTCGCGCCCAGCGTCCTGGATGCGCTGCGCCAGCCGCTGGAGAAGGGGGAGATCACGATCCACCGAGCGGGGGTGACGGCATCCTTTCCCGCCAGCTTCCAGCTGATTCTTGCGACCAACCCCTGTCCGTGCGGAAATTACGGCGTGCGTGGAGGCACGTGCGTGTGCCCACCCGTCTCCATCCGCCGCTACCTCGGCCGGCTGTCCGGACCGCTGCTCGATCGGGTCGACATCGAGCTGTCGCTGGCACGTGTCTCCGTGGCGCACGCGTCGTCGACGCTGAACACGGGGCTGGTCACGACCGCCGAGGCTGCTGCACGCGTCCTGGCCGCCCGCGACCGCGCAGGGCATCGCCTGCGCGAGACGCCGTGGTCGCTGAACGCCCGTGTGTCCGGCCCGTGGCTGCGTGAGGGACCCCTCGCGCTCCCGCCGGCGATCCGTCGTCCGATCGACGCCGCGCTGCATCGCGGCTCCCTCACCCTGCGTGGCTACGACCGGGTCCTCCGAGTCGCGTGGACGCTCAGCGATCTGGCGGATCAGCCCGGTCCTACCCTCGGCGACATCGGACGCGCGCTGTTCATGAAGAAAGGCATCACGACATGA
- the map gene encoding type I methionyl aminopeptidase has protein sequence MIELRTPVEIEAMRPAGRFVAETLATLREETRVGTNLLAIDRRAHDLIRRAGAESCYIDYHPSFGARPFGKVICTSVNDAVLHGLPFDYALRDGDLVTLDFAVSVDGWVADSAVSFIVGTPRDEDLALIDTTQRALDAAIGAAVEGQRVGDISHAIAQVAHADGYLINTDFGGHGVGRIMHGDPHVPNDGKPGRGYPLRAGLVVALEPWFLQTTDELITDPDGWTLRSADGSRGAHVEHTIAVTANGPIILTDRSWLGVD, from the coding sequence ATGATCGAGTTGCGCACACCCGTTGAGATCGAGGCCATGCGCCCTGCCGGGCGCTTCGTGGCCGAGACGCTGGCGACGCTGCGCGAGGAGACACGGGTCGGCACGAACCTCTTGGCGATCGACCGACGCGCCCACGATCTGATCCGCCGCGCCGGGGCGGAGTCCTGCTACATCGACTACCACCCGTCGTTCGGGGCGAGGCCGTTCGGCAAGGTCATCTGCACGTCGGTCAACGACGCCGTCCTGCACGGTCTGCCGTTCGACTACGCATTGCGCGACGGCGATCTGGTCACTCTGGACTTCGCGGTGTCCGTCGACGGATGGGTGGCGGACTCCGCGGTGTCCTTCATCGTGGGCACGCCCCGTGACGAGGATCTCGCCCTCATCGACACGACGCAGCGCGCCCTGGATGCCGCGATCGGAGCGGCCGTGGAAGGTCAGCGCGTCGGCGACATCTCGCACGCGATCGCGCAGGTCGCCCATGCCGACGGATACCTCATCAACACCGACTTCGGTGGGCACGGCGTGGGTCGGATCATGCACGGCGACCCGCACGTGCCCAACGACGGCAAACCGGGCCGCGGCTATCCGCTCCGCGCCGGTCTCGTGGTCGCGCTCGAACCCTGGTTCCTGCAGACCACGGACGAGCTCATCACCGATCCGGACGGCTGGACGCTGCGCAGCGCGGACGGATCCCGCGGCGCGCACGTCGAGCACACGATCGCCGTCACGGCGAACGGTCCGATCATCCTGACCGACCGATCCTGGCTGGGCGTCGACTGA
- the treZ gene encoding malto-oligosyltrehalose trehalohydrolase — MIEVWAPRAERVRLDRPGHEPIDLAVRGDGWFGAPIELVDGDEYGFLLDDRDDVRPDPRSRRQPHGVHGHSAWFDPSAHDWQDAQWTGRQLAGSIVYELHIGTFTPEGTLDSAVERLDHLVALGVGFVELLPVNAFNGTHNWGYDGVLWYAVHEGYGGPAAYQRFVDACHARGLAVIQDVVYNHLGPSGNYLPEYGPYLRDAERNTWGSSVDLDEPQVRRYIVDNALMWMRDHHVDGLRLDAVHALKDSSNRHILRELAEETDALSAHVGRPLTLIAESDMNDARLITAREADGYGLAAQWSDDYHHALHVAVTGETSGYYADFAPLAALAKVCTGGFFHDGTWSSFRGVIHGHPIDPRIPTSRLVTFSQDHDQIGNRAAGDRLSQTLDQGGLAIAAVLTVLSPFTPMLFMGEEWAASTPWQFFTSHPEPELGRATAEGRIEEFAAMGWDRSVVPDPQDPATFERSRLRWDERESGIHRRILDLYTRLIALRRELPDLTDPDFTVVFAEADEDRRLFRLRRGSTHILVNFSERASRMPVPPHAEIVLATASGVALAGEEVAVPSRSAVVLTVAER, encoded by the coding sequence ATGATCGAGGTCTGGGCCCCCCGCGCCGAACGGGTGCGTCTGGATCGCCCCGGTCACGAACCGATCGACCTGGCAGTCCGGGGCGACGGCTGGTTCGGCGCCCCGATCGAGCTGGTCGACGGCGACGAGTACGGCTTCCTGCTCGACGACCGGGACGACGTGCGGCCCGATCCCCGCTCGCGCCGTCAACCGCACGGCGTCCACGGGCACAGCGCATGGTTCGATCCGTCTGCGCACGACTGGCAGGACGCGCAGTGGACCGGCCGTCAGCTCGCAGGCTCGATCGTCTACGAGCTGCACATCGGGACGTTCACGCCCGAAGGCACGCTGGATTCCGCCGTCGAGCGACTCGATCATCTCGTCGCCCTCGGCGTCGGCTTCGTCGAACTCCTGCCCGTGAACGCGTTCAACGGCACGCACAACTGGGGCTACGACGGCGTGCTCTGGTATGCCGTGCACGAGGGCTACGGCGGGCCCGCGGCCTACCAGCGCTTCGTCGACGCGTGCCACGCGCGCGGACTCGCGGTGATCCAGGATGTCGTCTACAACCATCTCGGGCCGAGTGGGAACTACCTCCCCGAATACGGTCCCTACCTCCGCGACGCCGAGCGCAACACATGGGGGTCCTCCGTGGACCTCGATGAGCCGCAGGTCCGCCGGTACATCGTGGACAACGCGCTCATGTGGATGCGCGACCATCACGTCGACGGTCTGCGTCTGGATGCGGTCCACGCCCTGAAGGACTCCTCGAACCGACACATCCTCCGGGAGCTCGCCGAGGAGACCGACGCGCTCAGCGCGCACGTCGGCCGCCCGCTCACCCTGATCGCCGAGTCCGACATGAACGACGCGCGTCTCATCACGGCGCGAGAGGCCGACGGCTACGGTCTCGCGGCGCAGTGGAGCGACGACTACCACCACGCTCTGCACGTCGCGGTGACGGGTGAGACCTCCGGCTACTACGCCGACTTCGCTCCGCTGGCGGCGCTCGCGAAGGTCTGTACCGGCGGCTTCTTCCACGACGGCACGTGGTCCTCGTTCCGGGGCGTGATCCACGGCCACCCGATCGATCCCCGCATCCCCACCTCGCGGCTGGTCACATTCAGCCAGGATCATGATCAGATCGGCAATCGCGCAGCCGGCGACCGTCTCTCGCAGACCCTCGATCAGGGCGGACTCGCGATCGCGGCCGTGCTCACCGTCCTCAGCCCCTTCACGCCCATGCTGTTCATGGGGGAGGAGTGGGCCGCCTCGACCCCGTGGCAGTTCTTCACCTCCCACCCCGAGCCGGAGCTGGGCCGGGCGACCGCCGAGGGGCGCATCGAAGAGTTCGCCGCGATGGGATGGGACCGCAGCGTGGTTCCCGACCCGCAGGATCCGGCCACGTTCGAACGCTCCCGGTTGCGGTGGGACGAGCGCGAGTCCGGCATCCACCGTCGCATCCTGGATCTCTACACGCGGCTGATCGCCCTCCGCCGGGAACTGCCCGACCTCACGGACCCGGATTTCACCGTGGTCTTCGCAGAGGCGGATGAGGACCGGCGGCTGTTCCGGCTCCGCCGGGGAAGCACGCACATCCTGGTCAACTTCTCCGAGCGGGCCTCGCGGATGCCGGTTCCGCCGCACGCCGAGATCGTCCTCGCCACCGCATCCGGAGTCGCCCTCGCGGGCGAAGAGGTCGCCGTTCCGTCGCGTTCGGCGGTGGTGCTGACCGTCGCCGAACGCTGA
- the lepB gene encoding signal peptidase I has product MTTEQTAPAAPASSSRSGSAGGRDRRRGWLAFLRDVIIIVLVAVLVSFLVKTFLVRSFYIPSGSMEDTLLVNDRILVDEITPRFGGYERGDIVVFRDPGGWLPARTEPPRSVLVEALDWTLSLVGLSAPDSDDHLVKRVIGMPGDHVVCCNDLGQITVNDQAIDESAYLKLPTPDSPASADDFDVVVPEDRLWVLGDNRYSSKDSRYNQDQPGKGFVPVENVVGRAFLITWPFDRFGMLDFHHEVFESVPDEAPAESSK; this is encoded by the coding sequence ATGACCACCGAGCAGACGGCTCCCGCAGCGCCGGCGTCCTCTTCCCGCTCCGGGTCGGCCGGCGGCCGGGACCGTCGACGCGGATGGCTGGCGTTCCTCCGCGACGTCATCATCATCGTGCTCGTCGCGGTGCTCGTCTCCTTCCTCGTGAAGACTTTCCTGGTCCGCTCGTTCTACATCCCGTCCGGGTCGATGGAGGACACGCTGCTCGTGAACGACCGCATCCTCGTCGACGAGATCACACCCCGGTTCGGCGGGTACGAGCGCGGTGACATCGTCGTGTTCCGCGACCCCGGTGGCTGGCTGCCGGCGCGCACCGAACCGCCGCGCTCGGTTCTGGTCGAGGCGCTCGACTGGACGCTCTCGCTCGTGGGTCTTTCCGCACCCGACAGCGATGACCATCTCGTGAAGCGCGTCATCGGGATGCCGGGAGACCACGTGGTCTGCTGCAACGACCTCGGGCAGATCACCGTGAACGATCAGGCGATCGACGAGAGCGCCTACCTGAAGCTGCCGACGCCCGACAGCCCGGCATCCGCCGACGACTTCGATGTCGTCGTCCCGGAAGACCGCCTGTGGGTCCTCGGCGACAACCGCTACTCGTCCAAGGACTCGCGCTACAACCAGGATCAGCCCGGCAAGGGGTTCGTGCCGGTGGAGAACGTCGTGGGCCGGGCTTTCCTGATCACGTGGCCGTTCGACCGGTTCGGGATGCTGGACTTCCACCATGAGGTGTTCGAGAGCGTGCCGGACGAGGCGCCCGCCGAATCCTCGAAGTGA
- a CDS encoding ribonuclease HII yields MVVTEPRLTLERRLLREHPLLIACDEVGRGALAGPVAVGVVAIDAARSRKRVPQGLRDSKLVPESRRAGVAERAAAWVSVSAVGWASPQEIDEIGIMRALGLAASRGLQQLSAAGFTPEEGIVVLDGNHDYITPVHGDALTVRPVIKADRDCASAAAASVIAKVARDARMIELHDAEPHYNWARNKGYASLDHREAILRHGISAHHRASWSFIGSPTLF; encoded by the coding sequence ATGGTCGTGACCGAGCCGCGCCTGACCCTCGAACGGCGTCTGCTCCGCGAGCATCCCCTGTTGATCGCGTGCGATGAGGTCGGTCGCGGCGCTCTCGCAGGTCCGGTCGCCGTCGGTGTCGTCGCGATCGACGCCGCACGTTCGCGCAAGCGCGTCCCTCAGGGCCTGCGCGACTCCAAGCTCGTGCCGGAATCGCGCCGCGCAGGCGTCGCGGAACGCGCCGCAGCGTGGGTGAGCGTCAGCGCCGTCGGCTGGGCGAGCCCGCAGGAGATCGATGAGATCGGCATCATGCGCGCGCTCGGACTCGCCGCTTCACGCGGACTCCAGCAGCTCTCCGCCGCCGGATTCACCCCCGAGGAGGGGATCGTGGTCCTGGACGGCAATCACGACTACATCACCCCCGTGCACGGTGACGCGCTCACGGTGCGACCGGTGATCAAGGCCGACCGCGACTGCGCGAGCGCCGCGGCGGCTTCGGTGATCGCGAAGGTGGCGCGCGACGCGCGGATGATCGAGCTGCATGACGCGGAGCCGCACTACAACTGGGCTCGCAACAAGGGCTACGCGAGCCTCGATCACCGCGAGGCGATCCTGCGGCACGGCATCAGCGCGCATCACCGCGCATCCTGGTCGTTCATCGGCTCGCCGACGCTCTTCTGA
- a CDS encoding MFS transporter permease, whose translation MWVRRVFYGWMIPAAFVLPLWLLVGWGVFNAGGWAFLWVLFLAIPSVFIGQLLLTLLVRARGTVRAERAVSWWDVLGFGVWHALTIALGFFNQAWWAPVMVLTIIVGLALFWLELVQLWREAKPSAVLMRTTEGIGYIPAQTPPPPRPATSDRDVIVITERPPAV comes from the coding sequence ATGTGGGTTCGTCGGGTGTTCTACGGCTGGATGATCCCGGCCGCGTTCGTGCTGCCGCTGTGGCTCCTCGTGGGCTGGGGGGTCTTCAACGCGGGCGGATGGGCGTTCCTCTGGGTGCTGTTCCTCGCGATCCCCTCCGTGTTCATCGGTCAACTGCTGCTCACGCTGCTCGTGCGGGCCCGCGGAACGGTTCGCGCCGAGCGGGCGGTGTCCTGGTGGGACGTTCTCGGTTTCGGCGTCTGGCATGCGCTCACGATCGCCCTGGGATTCTTCAACCAGGCCTGGTGGGCACCGGTCATGGTGCTCACGATCATCGTCGGGCTCGCCCTGTTCTGGCTGGAACTGGTCCAGCTCTGGCGCGAGGCGAAGCCGTCGGCCGTGCTGATGAGGACGACCGAGGGCATCGGGTACATCCCCGCGCAGACCCCACCGCCGCCGCGTCCTGCGACCTCCGACCGCGATGTCATCGTGATCACGGAGCGTCCGCCTGCGGTCTGA